The following proteins are co-located in the Triticum aestivum cultivar Chinese Spring chromosome 1A, IWGSC CS RefSeq v2.1, whole genome shotgun sequence genome:
- the LOC123125534 gene encoding bZIP transcription factor 29: protein MGTTNELMHRHVQAAAVPPLPASFAATSARGMGSQPGQGGRQRAGLPPTPPSGAGSHSLHVADACMPMQDDSAPRKAHRRSCSDVPFGYFPPPSPKTESGWGLPCAGGGGGGGGGDELFNAFMSMEGMDGLNSSDGDSRGSSMPPANGADSSENESEDYSGVESQVFLWGEAGRKRNAAGEPAAAATRHARSLSMDSLMGKLSFSANGGEPSKFSLEFGSGEFTPAEMKRIMADEKLAEMALADPKRVKRVLANRQSAARSKERRMRYIAELEHKVQILQTEATTLSAQLTHLQRDSSGLATHNNELKFRLQAMEQQAQLRDALNEALTGEVQRLKQSATSERGGDAGSSSNLAQQMQLRCQNQMLEMHKQQQQQIPFYQLEQPEQNGESN, encoded by the exons ATGGGCACCACGAACGAGCTGATGCACCGCCACGTCCAGGCGGCCGCCGTGCCACCGCTGCCCGCGTCCTTCGCGGCGACCAGCGCCAGGGGCATGGGGTCGCAGCCGGGGCAGGGCGGCAGGCAGCGGGCGGGGCTGCCCCCGACGCCGCCCTCGGGGGCCGGCTCCCACTCCCTGCACGTCGCGGACGCGTGCATGCCGATGCAGGACGACTCGGCGCCGCGCAAGGCGCACCGCCGCTCCTGCAGCGACGTCCCGTTCGGCTACTTCCCGCCGCCGTCCCCCAAGACGGAGTCCGGCTGGGGCCTCCcctgcgccggcggcggcggcggcggcggcggcggcgacgagctgtTCAACGCGTTCATGAGCATGGAGGGCATGGACGGGCTGAACAGCTCCGACGGGGACAGCCGCGGGAGCAGCATGCCCCCGGCCAACGGCGCCGACAGCAGCGAGAACGAGTCGGAGGACTACAGCGGCGTCGAGAGCCAGGTGTTCCTCTGGGGCGAGGCCGGCAGGAAGAGGAACGCCGCCGGGGAGCCGGCGGCCGCGGCTACCCGGCACGCGCGGAGCCTGTCCATGGACAGCCTCATGGGGAAGCTGAGCTTCTCGGCCAACGGCGGGGAGCCGAGCAAGTTCAGCCTGGAGTTCGGCAGCGGCGAGTTCACCCCGGCCGAGATGAAGCGGATCATGGCCGACGAGAAGCTCGCCGAGATGGCCCTCGCCGACCCAAAGCGCGTCAAGAG GGTGCTCGCCAACCGGCAGTCGGCGGCGCGGTCCAAGGAGCGGCGGATGCGGTACATCGCCGAGCTGGAGCACAAGGTGCAGATCCTGCAGACGGAGGCCACCACCCTCTCCGCACAGCTGACTCACCTACAG CGCGATTCGTCGGGGCTGGCCACGCACAACAACGAGCTCAAGTTCCGGCTGCAGGCCATGGAGCAGCAGGCGCAGCTGCGCGACG CTCTGAACGAGGCGCTCACCGGCGAGGTCCAGCGCCTGAAGCAGTCGGCGACGTCGGAGCGCGGCGGCGACGCGGGCTCGTCCAGCAACCTGGCGCAGCAAATGCAGCTCCGCTGCCAGAACCAGATGCTCGAGATgcacaagcagcagcagcagcagatacCCTTCTACCAGCTGGAGCAGCCGGAGCAGAATGGCGAGTCAAACTGA